tgattctcaaaatattttaatctaatttaattagGCACACTCATTTATCTATATCAATTCTGAAATCCATACGAACACGGTAATTCTTACTCTAAGAGAAATGAATTCGTGTACATTCCGACACAAAGGAACTTGTGTGAATCTTTATGCTAATAGCCATCATCCCCACAAAATGATTACAGTATAAAATacacatataattaattatgatttaacATAAGCAATCATATAAGGTGTCTTTTTAACGTAATCCATTATACATTCCCAATGAAAGAAATTGACCAATCATTCCTCTATATGTCAATTTgactttttcatcttttctcaCCAATTGAACAAAGAAATTTTCTTCAAATCTTTCattcaaaatcaattcaatTCAAATCCGAAACTTCCATTCTAATCCATTCCAATTAAGAGTACATCATATCCAAACAAAGactagattttatttttctaaacatTGGATTTACTTAGTGCCACAAGAAATCTCACAACACATATCAATAAAAAGATAATGAATCTTGGGAAGAAGAACATGCAAACAAGAGTTGATAACGGCTAGATAATGTAGAACATCCAATATATATCATAGGACTTGATCAAGCAGTGAGATCATTTCCTAAGCTTCTCCTTCATCCTCTCAACCGCGACCCTAAGAGTTTCATCATCCTTGCAGAAAACAAATCTGACTAGGTTCTTTCCCTCTTCGGGATTCAAGCAAAACACACTGCAAGGAATTGCCAGCACCCCCACCTCCTTAAGCAGATATTCACAAAATGCAACATCATTTTCCAATCCAAAAGGGGTATGATCTGCCAAAACAAAGAATGTTCCATCGGGTGGGAATACCTTAAAGCCAACTGCCTTTAATCCTTCAACCAAAATAGCCCTCTTTGCCCTATAATCCCTCTTCAGCTCCACATAATAAGACTCTGGTGCCCTGAGAGCTACTGCAGCTGCACACTGCAAAGGAGTGGCGTTTGAGAAAGTGATGAAAGAATGCGCCTGTCGCAGCCCCCATGTCAGGTGTGAGGGTGCTATGGCCCAACCAATCTTCCATCCTGTTAAGCTAAATGTCTTTGCCAATGAGTTCATTGTCACGGTCCTTTCAAACATTCCAGGCAAAGAAGCTATAGAAATGTGCTCCACATCAAATGCCAACTTATGATAAACTTCATCAGCAAAAACTAGAACATCGTTCTCAATGCAAAGGGATGCAATGGCATTGAGCTCCCCCAGAGAGAACATCTTTCCGGTAGGGTTGTGAGGAGTATTTATAACAATGGCACGTGTACTCCTTGACACAATGGACTTCAGTTTTTGAATGGGGATAGCAAAATTTGGAGCTTGCAGAGGGATGCTTACTATTTTTGCACCAGCCATGGCTAAATTACCTTCATAAGAATCATataaaggagaaaagagaaTAACCTCATCGCCGGGATTTATTAATCCTAGCACAGTTGCGGCAAATGCTTCCAAGCACCCATTTGTGACAGTAACTTCATTATCAGGGTCTATCGGTAATCCAGTATCTTTCCTAAATCTATCAGCAATAGCAATGTTCAACTCTGGAACTCCAGAACCTCGTGCATACTGATTTTTCCCATCCCTTATTGCTTGAATTGCTGCTTCCTTTATAAACTCTGGACCATCAAAGTTCGGAAAGCCTCGTCCAAGGTTTATGATTCCATCTTTCAGGTTGTTAATTGTTTCCCTGGATTTTTGGAACTTCTCTAAGCGCTTCGCAACCTGACAAGCAAAGAAAAAACCAAGATAAGCCCAAAATGGTTGACTATTAATGTGAATGAACCGTGTAGGATGATTTGACATAAGAGCGTTAAAGACTAATGAATTTTCCAATGACCAGTAACACGAAGAAAAATATAGCTTTATTCAAAAGTTAGATCAAATTACATATATCAGTTTCTGGAAGGAGCAAGATAAAAAGATGTGcatcattttattattcttatactTCTTATCCAAAACTGAACCTCTGAACCTAAATAACTAATGACAGCTTAAAAACTTTCATCCCAGTTAAATAATTTACACTTTATTCACTTGATTGGATTTGGGAAgaatgattgaatgaatttaaaagaatttgaagataaattcttttgttatttatttgagtggatttggaattaaacgagagtgaatttggaagtaaatttttttaatctattacattaatcaaatcttacactaatttttagaaattttactTCAAAATCTACTCTCACttacttctaaatccactcaaataaataataaagaatttattttcaaatcttctTAAATTCATTCAAACACTCTTTCTCACGTTTATAGAAGTAAAAGAGTCTTATTAAATCCATTCAACTAAAGACAGACTTATTGATGAGAAGCGGATTAACTGCAGGTGAATCCACGCCTTCCAATAGCAAATAGAAAAGGATCAGTTTCACATGGCACAGGCCAATCAATACGAAATCATTTGCAAAAGGATTGATAAATAGATCAACGAAGAGAAATGTTAGATATGGAGATATCAAACTCCCGAGTTAACTCGGAACTCATACGAGTCTACGAGTTTAGTTTAGTTTCTGTTTACGAGTTGACTCGTTTTTTATCAGACTCGCGAAATAAATTACACTAAATTGTTGTAGTAGTCTCTGTTTTGAAAACCCAactcaaaccccaaaaacctaAATGAGAAACCCAAATTAAAACTCCAAAAACCCAAATTGCAGACGCGTGCCTCCATTTTCGCGTTTCTTCTTCGTCTACCACCTCTTCTTGTATCTTCTCCGTCGTTGCGTTCTCGCCTGCCAAGCCTCGCCTTGCTCCGCCGTGCTACACCGGGTCTTCCTTCTATTCTTCTTACGTTTTCAAGTACGGTTTGAACTGGACTGCGTTAATTTGATTTGGAGTACGGTGTGGCTGCTTGTTATTTGGGGCTTCAATTTCAGCTTAAGGTATTATGATGTGACCCCAttgctttctcttttcttttggtTAAATCCGGATACAGTTATTTTTGGTGAAGTCTCACATCTATACATATAAAGCGAATTTTTTAAACTATACAGAGTTTCAAATTTTGAGAGATTGagttaattttaaagtttattatttagAATCATGAATTCGGATATATCTTGTCTAATTGTGTTATTAAACATTTTCAAATGTAATGTCCATGAACAATTATCATAAACGTTTGTGTTGTTGGACATTTTCGACGGCATTGTTGATGAACGTTTATCATCTCAGACGAATTTatgaagaagatgaggaagatCGTGgagattattttattagaagatTGGATGAAAGAGACTTATAAATTTGATAACGTTTGTGGTTTTTTAGTTAGTTAATTTCTTATCactttaaaaactaatattttaataatgaattatatgaaatcatttattttaatattgtgaaATTAGTAACAccaatatttgtttt
This Vigna angularis cultivar LongXiaoDou No.4 chromosome 4, ASM1680809v1, whole genome shotgun sequence DNA region includes the following protein-coding sequences:
- the LOC108331110 gene encoding uncharacterized protein LOC108331110, whose translation is MSNHPTRFIHINSQPFWAYLGFFFACQVAKRLEKFQKSRETINNLKDGIINLGRGFPNFDGPEFIKEAAIQAIRDGKNQYARGSGVPELNIAIADRFRKDTGLPIDPDNEVTVTNGCLEAFAATVLGLINPGDEVILFSPLYDSYEGNLAMAGAKIVSIPLQAPNFAIPIQKLKSIVSRSTRAIVINTPHNPTGKMFSLGELNAIASLCIENDVLVFADEVYHKLAFDVEHISIASLPGMFERTVTMNSLAKTFSLTGWKIGWAIAPSHLTWGLRQAHSFITFSNATPLQCAAAVALRAPESYYVELKRDYRAKRAILVEGLKAVGFKVFPPDGTFFVLADHTPFGLENDVAFCEYLLKEVGVLAIPCSVFCLNPEEGKNLVRFVFCKDDETLRVAVERMKEKLRK